From a region of the Tachypleus tridentatus isolate NWPU-2018 chromosome 1, ASM421037v1, whole genome shotgun sequence genome:
- the LOC143241324 gene encoding techylectin-5A-like, producing MMTSVFIWFVYVVGTSSGSEFIRKQCEEKSITGIVESIDVLVSLAKENLKTKEKHLINQETDHTCSLSSPGPTDCAHILLNGHSTSGSYRIWPRSWMTTGSFYVYCDMTTDGGGWTVIQRRGNHGNPKDYFFKPWADYKVGFGDIKKEFWLGNDRIYALTNQGNYSIRFDLKDKEGNERFAIYREFWIENENNLYRLHVSNYTGDAGDGFSGHSGFSFSTKDKDNDIYETSCAQTFKGGWWYSKCHSSNLNGLYLNGEHESYADGVEWSAWKGQKYSLPDVEIKIRPLY from the exons ATGATGACATCCgtctttatttggtttgtttatgTGGTTGGTACAAGTTCTGGATCAGAGTTCATCAGGAAACAATGTGAAGAGAAGTCAATAACCGGAATAGTTGAGTCCATTGACGTTTTAGTTTCTCTGGCCAAAGAAAACCTCAAAACTAAAG AAAAACATCTAATCAACCAAGAAACGGACCACACATGTTCCCTTTCTTCTCCTGGACCAACAGACTGTGCACATATTCTACTCAATGGACATTCTACCAGTGGATCGTACCGTATATGGCCCAGGTCATGGATGACTACTGGAAGTTTCTATGTTTACTGTGACATGACTACTGATGGGGGAGGCTGGACG GTAATCCAAAGACGAGGAAACCACGGAAACCCAAAGGACTACTTTTTCAAACCATGGGCTGATTACAAAGTTGGATTTGGAGATATTAAGAAAGAGTTCTGGCTTG GAAACGATCGGATCTATGCTCTAACAAATCAAGGAAATTATTCAATCAGGTTTGATTTGAAGGATAAAGAAGGAAACGAAAGATTTGCCATCTATCGGGAGTTTTGGATAGAAAACGAAAACAACTTGTATAGATTACATGTCAGTAATTACACTGGTGACGCAG GAGACGGGTTCAGTGGACACAGTGGGTTCAGTTTTTCTACGAAGGACaaagataatgacatttatgaaacaaGCTGTGCCCAAACCTTTAAAGGAGGTTGGTGGTATAGCAAGTGTCACAGTTCCAACCTCAATGGTCTCTATCTGAATGGTGAACACGAGAGTTATGCTGATGGTGTGGAATGGAGTGCATGGAAAGGACAGAAATACTCACTTCCAGATGTGGAGATCAAGATACGACCCCTGTATTAA
- the LOC143241480 gene encoding techylectin-5A-like: MTTGSFYVYCDMDTDGGGWTIRNDRIYALTNQGNYSIRFDLKDKEGNKSFASYREFWIENEDHLYRLHVSNYSGDAGDSISGHNQFRFTTKDKHNDIDYSNYAQAFKEAGWYKHCHSSKLNGFYLNGEQESYADGLQWSEWKGQKYSFPDVDIKTRPLY, from the exons ATGACTACTGGAAGTTTCTATGTTTACTGTGACATGGATACTGATGGAGGAGGCTGGACGATAA gaaATGATCGGATCTATGCTCTAACAAATCAAGGTAATTACTCAATCAGGTTTGATTTAAAGGATAAAGAAGGAAACAAAAGCTTTGCCAGCTATCGTGAGTTTTGGATAGAAAACGAAGACCACTTGTACAGATTACATGTCAGTAATTACTCTGGTGACGCAg GTGACTCGATTAGTGGCCACAACCAGTTCAGGTTTACCACGAAGGACAAACACAACGATATTGATTATTCGAATTATGCCCAAGCCTTTAAAGAAGCTGGGTGGTACAAGCATTGTCACAGTTCCAAGCTTAATGGATTCTACCTGAACGGTGAACAGGAGAGTTATGCTGATGGTCTACAATGGAGTGAATGGAAAGGTCAGAAATACTCATTTCCAGATGTGGATATAAAGACGCGACCCCTTTACTAA
- the LOC143237759 gene encoding techylectin-5A-like, giving the protein MITFVFIWFVLWVSPSVGPETVQKLFEGTSITRIIAFIGALVSLAKENLKTDDEEGNERFAICWKFWIENEDNLYRLHASNYFGDAELVSRDRVDEHMVGNKQWLSD; this is encoded by the exons ATGATTACATTTgtctttatttggtttgttttatggGTTAGTCCAAGTGTTGGACCAGAGACGGTCCAGAAACTGTTTGAAGGTACTTCAATAACCAGAATAATTGCGTTCATCGGCGCCCTGGTTTCTCTGGCCAAAGAAAATCTAAAAACAGAT GATGAAGAAGGAAACGAGAGGTTTGCCATCTGTTGGAAGTTTTGGATAGAAAACGAAGACAACTTGTACAGATTACATGCCAGCAATTACTTTGGTGACGCAG AACTAGTTTCAAGGGACCGAGTGGATGAGCACATGGTGGGCAACAAACAATGGTTATCTGATTGA